One segment of Drosophila mauritiana strain mau12 chromosome 3R, ASM438214v1, whole genome shotgun sequence DNA contains the following:
- the LOC117145512 gene encoding uncharacterized protein LOC117145512, which produces MQANSSTTTTTTTTKTKKLSSGTGTNMISSVAVTSAIKTTTTTRKPAGAGVSSKVSKAQGATNSTPVASDSNAEIAELTKKINDHADAIYHTWKCQGIPPTELLTMYTSAAASGDLADVAAPTADAEGLQKMVTSFVNKDKEQRGKTNSLKKSDITANGKVKKPAVSSFSPVPDQALQSPKKVAAVTVSKPLPDVNLNYDISLDLDVNNLSSQQTQNLLKISELIQQQKDVPTTVGKKRQNSKANSSSSSSSSNHIGNSASSNKLTASEQPTKKQSKANSSGSSGSTRIGSAAVSLDVVDGPSAARMANSTAVSDKGGEPAATSSRKSSKTKETSADSKPATKEKPTAVATVANARKSTSRIATDNAGNIAAATAAAAATSATSAATATSMDATPATAASTTMPTLNKVKPTSGARAALANGQDKMNLLTRGSVAERVLMFEKCPDVRHAFLNIKRPQTDPPPKSLMKVKLHATPPPPPQEQNLLQKEIRSTKSVYIPRFYFPHGKPQPNIAMERVVRGILSAFDSFPNNQVTKDELPRILKICGLPFYWRMPVMVFCQSASTGLVERQRFVEFWKQMNVYCHEAASRFVYILSRGQRFRSYIVPEDLVPMVQDVVDTHPGLAFLKEATEFHSRYVHTVIARIFYSVNRSWSGKITIAELKRSDLLEMISLLEEEEDINQIMAFFSYEHFYVIYCKFWELDKDHDLLINQEDLAKHSDHALSSRIVERIFSGCVTRSDNKKAPEDEAKMSYTDFVWFILSEEDKRTPTAIEYWFRCMDVDGDGVLSMYELEYFYEEQQQRMEGIGIECLPFEDCLCQMLDMIKPANRDCITLGDLKRCKMTHVFFDTFFNLEKYLDHEQRDPFASQRDEYTSDWDRFAAQEYELLISEEND; this is translated from the exons ATGCAAGCCAATTcgagcaccaccaccacaacaacgACCACCAAGACCAAGAAGCTAAGCAGCGGCACGGGGACCAACATGATCAGTTCGGTGGCGGTCACGAGTGCCATCAAAACCACCACCACGACACGTAAGCCAGCGGGCGCTGGAGTCAGTTCCAAGGTATCCAAAGCGCAGGGAGCGACGAACAGCACTCCAGTCGCCAGCGATTCGAATGCGGAAATAGCCGAGTTGACCAAGAAGATCAACGATCATGCCGACGCCATCTATCACACGTGGAAGTGCCAGGGCATCCCACCTACGGAACTCCTGACGATGTACACAAGCGCCGCAGCCTCCGGCGACCTTGCGGACGTGGCTGCGCCCACCGCCGACGCCGAGGGACTCCAGAAAATGGTCACCAGCTTCGTCAACAAGGACAAGGAGCAGCGTGGCAAGACCAACTCCCTGAAGAAGTCCGACATAACAGCCAATGGCAAGGTGAAAAAGCCAGCGGTCTCCAGTTTTAGTCCCGTGCCAGATCAGGCACTGCAATCTCCCAAAAAAGTGGCGGCCGTTACCGTCAGCAAGCCCCTGCCCGATGTCAATCTCAACTACGACATCAGCTTGGACCTGGACGTGAACAACCTCTCCTCGCAGCAAACCCAGAATCTGCTAAAGATCAGCGAGCTTATCCAGCAGCAGAAGGACGTGCCGACCACAGTGGGCAAAAAGCggcagaacagcaaggccaacagcagtagcagcagcagcagcagcaaccacatCGGCAACTCGGCCAGCAGTAACAAGCTAACAGCCTCGGAGCAGCCCACCAAAAAACAGAGCAAGGCCAACAGCAGCGGGAGCAGCGGAAGCACCAGGATCGGATCGGCTGCTGTTAGCCTCGATGTCGTCGATGGGCCATCGGCGGCGAGAATGGCCAACAGCACGGCAGTGAGTGATAAGGGCGGCGAGCCAGCGGCCACCAGCAGTCGCAAGTCGAGCAAAACCAAAGAAACTAGCGCCGATTCGAAGCCGGCAACCAAAGAAAAGCCCACAGCGGTGGCCACAGTAGCCAACGCACGCAAATCAACAAGTCGCATCGCCACTGATAACGCCGGCAACATTGCGGCAgcgacagcggcagcagcggcaacatcgGCAACatcggcagcaacagcaacatcgaTGGATGCAACGCCAGCAACGGCGGCCAGCACAACGATGCCAACGCTGAATAAAGTCAAACCGACCAGCGGGGCGCGGGCGGCGCTCGCCAATGGCCAGGACAAAA TGAATCTCCTCACCCGCGGCTCCGTGGCCGAGCGCGTGCTCATGTTCGAGAAGTGTCCGGATGTGCGGCACGCCTTCCTCAACATCAAACGGCCCCAGACGGATCCTCCGCCCAAGAGTCTCATGAAG GTCAAGCTACATGCCACACCGCCCCCGCCGCCCCAGGAGCAGAATCTGCTGCAGAAGGAGATCCGCTCCACAAAGAGCGTCTACATACCCAG ATTCTACTTTCCACACGGCAAGCCCCAGCCCAACATCGCCATGGAGCGCGTGGTGCGCGGCATTCTCTCCGCCTTCGACAGCTTTCCCAACAACCAGGTGACCAAGGACGAGCTGCCGCGCATCCTCAAGATCTGCGGCCTGCCCTTCTACTGGCGCATGCCAGTGATGGTCTTCTGCCAGTCGGCCAGCACGGGTCTCGTCGAGCGCCAGCGGTTCGTCGAGTTCTGGAAACA AATGAATGTTTATTGCCATGAGGCGGCCTCGAGATTCGTGTACATTCTGTCGCGTGGCCAGAGATTCCGTTCGTACATCGTGCCCGAGGACCTGGTGCCCATGGTGCAGGATGTGGTCGACACACACCCCGGCCTGGCCTTTCTCAAGGAAGCCACCGAGTTCCATTCCAGATACGTGCACACAGTCATCGCGCGCATTTTCTATTCGGTAAACCGCAGTTGGAGCGGCAAGATCACAATAGCCGAACTAAAACGATCCGATCTGCTGGAG ATGATCAGTCTGCTGGAGGAAGAAGAGGACATCAATCAGATAATGGCCTTCTTTAGCTACGAGCACTTCTACGTGATTTACTGCAAGTTTTGGGAACTGGACAAGGACCACGACCTTCTGATCAACCAGGAGGATCTGGCCAAGCACAGTGATCATGCCCTGTCATCGCGCATCGTGGAGCGAATATTCTCGGGATGTGTAACGCGCAGCGATAACAAAAAGGCGCCGGAAGATGAGGCCAAGATGTCCTACACGGACTTTGTGTGGTTCATACTCTCGGAGGAGGATAAACGGACGCCGACGGCAATCGAGTACTGGTTTAGATGTATGGACGTCGACGGAGATGGAGTGCTGTCCATGTACGAACTGGAATACTTCtacgaggagcagcagcaaaggATGGAGGGAATCGGCATTGAGTGCCTGCCTTTCGAGGACTGCCTGTGCCAG ATGCTAGATATGATCAAGCCAGCCAATCGGGACTGTATCACGCTGGGCGATTTGAAACGCTGCAAAATGACGCACGTCTTCTTCGATACTTTCTTCAATCTGGAGAAGTATCTGGATCACGAACAACGAGATCCGTTTGCCTCACAGCGGGACGAATAT ACCTCCGATTGGGATCGCTTTGCGGCACAGGAATACGAGCTGCTCATATCCGAGGAAAACGATTAA
- the LOC117145922 gene encoding short-chain specific acyl-CoA dehydrogenase, mitochondrial isoform X1: MQSVLTRSLSIARRSLNARQIASLSALSETHQMLQKSCRDFANNELSGNAAKFDREHLYPEKQIRQMGELGVMAVAIPEELGGTGLDYVAYAIAMEEISRGCASAGVIMSVNNSLYLGPLLSFGNDAQKKDYITPFTTGERVGCFALSEPGNGSDAGAASTIATDKGDHFVLNGTKAWITNAFEAEAAIVFATTNKQLKHKGISAFIVPKATKGFSLGKKEDKLGIRGSSTCQLIFEDCVVPKENMLGEPGFGFKIAMQTLDAGRIGIAGQALGIGQAALELAVDYAQKRQAFGKPIAKLQSIQQKIADMSLAMESARLLTWRAAWLKDQKQPYTKEAAMAKLAASEAATLCSHQCIQILGGMGYVTDMAAERHYRDARITEIYEGTSEIQRLVIAGSILKEYAS; encoded by the exons ATGCAATCTGTACTCACCCGCTCGTTAAGCATAG CCCGCAGATCTTTAAATGCTCGGCAAATTGCCTCATTGTCGGCGCTTTCGGAGACCCACCAGATGCTGCAGAAGTCCTGCCGGGACTTTGCCAACAATGAGCTCAGTGGAAACGCAGCCAAGTTCGATCGGGAGCACCTGTATCCAGAGAAACAGATCCGCCAGATGGGAGAACTGGGCGTGATGGCAGTAGCGATTCCCGAGGAACTGG GCGGCACTGGACTGGATTATGTGGCCTACGCCATTGCCATGGAGGAAATCTCAAGGGGATGTGCCTCTGCTGGCGTCATCATGTCGGTGAACAACTCCCTGTATCTGGGACCACTTCTCTCCTTCGGAAACGATGCCCAGAAGAAGGACTACATCACCCCGTTTACCACCGGCGAACGAGTGGGCTGCTTCGCGCTCTCTGAGCCTGGAAACGGATCCGATGCTGGAGCTGCTTCCACAATAGCCACCGATAAGGGCGATCACTTTGTGCTGAATGGCACGAAGGCCTGGATCACCAATGCCTTTGAGGCGGAGGCAGCCATTGTGTTCGCAACCACCAACAAGCAGCTGAAGCACAAGGGCATCTCCGCATTCATTGTGCCCAAGGCTACCAAGGGCTTCTCCCTGGGCAAGAAGGAGGATAAGCTGGGCATTCGAGGATCCTCGACGTGCCAGCTAATTTTCGAGGACTGCGTGGTTCCCAAGGAGAACATGCTGGGCGAGCCGGGCTTCGGTTTCAAGATTGCCATGCAGACGCTGGACGCCGGCCGCATAGGAATCGCTGGCCAGGCACTCGGCATTGGTCAGGCTGCCTTGGAACTGGCCGTGGACTACGCCCAGAAGCGACAGGCCTTCGGCAAGCCCATTGCCAAGCTCCAGTCCATCCAGCAAAAGATCGCGGACATGTCGTTGGCCATGGAGTCGGCACGTCTGCTCACCTGGCGCGCCGCCTGGCTGAAGGACCAAAAGCAGCCCTACACCAAAGAAGCTGCCATGGCCAAGCTGGCTGCCTCGGAGGCGGCCACCTTGTGCTCCCACCAGTGCATCCAGATCCTGGGCGGAATGGGCTACGTGACCGACATGGCGGCCGAGCGTCACTACAGGGACGCCCGCATCACTGAGATCTACGAGGGCACCTCGGAAATCCAGCGACTGGTTATCGCGGGCTCCATTCTCAAGGAGTATGCTAGTTAA
- the LOC117142245 gene encoding mitogen-activated protein kinase kinase kinase 15, whose translation METAMDVVCVMDTAVGDHLDDRQCALEEIKQAVQSAGANFQRVQFERLDFGETNVLETFYNADVAIIDLSILTQQRPLSYHYGVRESFGMKENILTYNDIDSKQTLSLKLSCANYLFLSYKRNAETNSCHLTSQPNSGNNSKEPNAEGRVPTLQWRLKRKLQDVEIQSKAHMREKFLSDMRTARDTYATNGAKLQSILHEMRKRLDDPHVLSGEVVHSFMCSLRDVQDYDAMVRLVNDLKNIPNTRKYVETGNMSFLYAFALNRRNRKGDREKALESSLKALEKKENHFPDMLCLCGRIYKDIFVESDYTDATSLAHAIKWYRQSFEVQPNEYAGINLATLLVIEGKEFTNTEELQHIGMTLNNLIGKKGSLSSLSEYWDVATFFEISVLAKDYAKAIQAAECMFKLKPPNWYLKSTIGNISLIHRFRKKPEERQPPIEEQVFQFWMDFFLEATNTEEVKNSIRFPILILEPQKIYMPSYVTINMDADEKSIQIVNICLAHAKNACKKIHDFLFVASKIKSVSLYKRDDRCAYLYVHHNSDDFQIYFPSTERRQKFYDMILEMTADQVVFVNLSNDDANIEYEYDYDEQNRKMVLGKGTYGTVYAARDKQTQVRIAIKEVPEKNSQDVQPLHEEIKLHSQLRHRNIVRYLGSCSENGFFKIFMEQVPGGSLSDLLETKWGPLKDNESTMAFYSKQILEGLKYLHEQDIVHRDIKGDNVLVNTYSGVVKISDFGTSKRLARINPMTETFTGTLQYMAPEVIDQGVRGYGPAADIWSFGCTNVEMATGKPPFIELGSAHAAMFKVGFHKKHPNIPEELSANAKNFILRCFAISVMDRPSASQLLEDPFLQDKPRKVRPALPINTEFGRSISVPADRFVHKTTPPLSYNTTCNTPTTPELDITHSSSVDIDELPSNQFMLERRNSHGFLLSPEIEPSTPSLRTSISETSETDGFYRLKKDSQRRTTLSKVLALDESKICDIWLKKVDADQNSIAIRKSDLEVLIRGLRDYIMNENEKHLEATINELKQKLNNDAVALDHLHLALYSFQDAVVCVLRYHCIKPHWMFALDNLVKRAVQAAVTIFSPELGANLADKDLSGNDDESLRTSLMQKGSTESQEKQSLEKVLPTSNTREGVGLTPAESGGDALSSSMECARILRDIRDNQQKLQRQLLEQQRQSMRALHNISQELAHIYMGGRKRLRRTINGFNKKCHRMSTSVGGASGVRPNIAGNPRRQLNKHHFGLHEIDEQLEQWLTQQEIDEFSKTLILNEGFTFDDFIYNMEKLDLMRLGLRVGIEVRLWKLIIQERVCTSSDCVDSPPSTYHKPIGGNSSFALIDNNNTLPSPTTTTPGTPGIKTKIKKSESEYDSCSE comes from the exons ATGGAAACAGCGATGGATGTGGTGTGTGTAATGGATACGGCGGTGGGCGACCATCTGGATGATCGCCAGTGTGCGCTGGAGGAGATCAAGCAGGCGGTGCAGTCGGCGGGCGCCAACTTTCAGCGGGTTCAG TTTGAGCGCCTGGACTTCGGTGAGACGAATGTGCTGGAGACGTTCTACAACGCCGATGTGGCCATCATTGACCTAAGCATCCTCACCCAGCAACGACCGCTCTCCTATCACTACGGCGTGAGGGAGAGCTTCGGGATGAAGGAGAACATCCTCACCTACAACGACATCGATTCGAAGCAGACGCTCAGTCTCAAG CTCTCGTGTGCCAACTACCTGTTTCTCAGCTACAAGCGGAATGCGGAGACCAATTCCTGCCACCTGACCAGCCAGCccaacagcggcaacaacagcaaggaACCCAATGCCGAAGGACGAGTGCCCACATTGCAGTGGCGCCTCAAGCGGAAGCTGCAAGATGTGGAGATCCAGTCGAA AGCCCACATGCGTGAGAAATTTCTGAGTGACATGCGAACGGCGCGGGACACGTACGCCACCAACGGCGCCAAGCTGCAGAGTATCTTGCACGAGATGCGAAAGCGGCTGGACGACCCGCATGTCCTGTCCGGCGAAGTGGTACACAGCTTCATGTGCTCGCTGAGGGATGTGCAGGACTACGATGCCATGGTGCGGCTGGTCAATGACCTGAAGAACATACCCAACACCCGGAAGTACGTGGAGACGGGCAACATGAGTTTCCTGTACGCCTTCGCCCTGAACCGTAGAAATCGGAAAGGAGACCGTGAAAAGGCTCTGGAATCTTCGCTAAAGGCGCTGGAAAAGAAGGAGAACCACTTTCCGGACATGCTGTGTCTGTGCGGCCGCATCTACAAGGACATCTTCGTGGAATCCGATTACACGGACGCCACCAGTTTGGCGCACGCCATCAAGTGGTACCGCCAAAGCTTTGAGGTGCAGCCCAATGAGTATGCAGGCATCAATCTGGCCACTCTTCTGGTTATCGAGGGCAAGGAGTTTACCAATACGGAGGAGTTGCAGCACATCGGCATGACCTTGAACAATTTAATCGGTAAAAAGGGCAGCCTATCTTCGCTGAGTGAGTATTGGGATGTGGCCACCTTCTTCGAGATCTCCGTTTTGGCCAAGGACTACGCCAAGGCGATTCAAGCTGCCGAGTGCATGTTCAAGCTAAAGCCACCCAACTGGTATCTGAAGTCCACCATCGGAAATATCTCTCTTATACATCGGTTTCGAAAGAAGCCCGAGGAGCGCCAGCCGCCCATCGAGGAGCAGGTGTTCCAGTTCTGGATGGATTTCTTTCTGGAAGCCACCAACACCGAGGAGGTTAAGAACAGCATTCGCTTCCCGATTCTG atccTCGAGCCGCAGAAGATTTATATGCCCAGTTATGTGACTATAAACATGGATGCGGATGAGAAGTCCATTCAGATTGTGAACATCTGTCTGGCTCACGCAAAGAATGCGTGTAAGAAAATCCACGACTTCCTTTTCGTGGCATCGAAGATCAAGTCCGTCAGCCTTTACAAGCGGGATGATCGTTGTGCCTACTTGTACGTCCATCACAACTCAGAtgattttcaaatatattttcccTCCACTGAACGACGACAAAAGTTCTACGATATGATCCTGGAGATGACCGCAGATCAGGTGGTGTTTGTCAATCTCAGCAATGATGACGCTAATATCGAG TACGAGTACGACTACGATGAGCAGAATCGCAAAATGGTGCTGGGCAAAGGCACTTATGGAACCGTGTACGCCGCTAGGGACAAGCAGACACAGGTGCGAATCGCCATCAAGGAGGTGCCGGAAAAGAACTCGCAGGATGTGCAGCCACTGCACGAGGAGATTAAGTTACACTCTCAGCTGCGCCATCGCAACATAGTTCGCTACTTGGGATCGTGCTCGGAGAACGGCTTCTTCAAGATCTTCATGGAGCAGGTGCCGGGAGGCTCGCTATCCGACCTCTTGGAGACCAAATGGGGTCCGCTCAAGGACAACGAGTCCACCATGGCCTTCTACTCCAAGCAGATACTCGAGGGGCTAAAGTACCTTCACGAGCAGGACATTGTTCATCGCGATATTAAGGGTGACAACGTGCTGGTTAACACGTATAGCGGCGTGGTGAAGATCTCTGATTTCGGCACCTCCAAGCGGCTGGCCCGCATCAACCCGATGACGGAGACCTTTACGGGCACCTTGCAGTACATGGCGCCGGAGGTGATTGACCAGGGAGTGCGCGGCTATGGCCCGGCGGCTGACATCTGGTCCTTTGGATGCACAAACGTTGAGATGGCCACGGGCAAGCCACCGTTCATCGAGCTGGGTAGCGCCCATGCGGCCATGTTTAAGGTGGGCTTCCACAAGAAGCATCCGAACATACCCGAGGAGCTGTCCGCCAACGCAAAGAACTTTATTCTGCGTTGCTTCGCCATCAGCGTGATGGACAGACCCTCCGCCTCGCAGCTCCTGGAAGATCCCTTCTTACAAGA TAAACCCCGCAAGGTGCGCCCAGCCCTGCCCATCAATACTGAGTTCGGACGCAGTATTTCGGTGCCGGCTGATCGGTTCGTGCACAAAACCACACCGCCGCTGAGCTACAACACAACCTGCAATACGCCCACAACGCCGGAATTGGA CATAACGCATTCATCCTCGGTGGACATTGACGAGCTGCCCAGCAACCAGTTTATGCTTGAACGGCGAAATTCCCATGGATTTCTGCTCTCGCCAGAGATTGAACCCTCCACGCCGTCCTTGCGTACGAGCATCAGTGAGACGAGCGAGACTGACGGTTTTTACAGGCTTAAAAAGGATTCGCAGCGGCGGACAACGCTTTCCAAGGTGCTGGCACTAGACGAATCCAAGATCTGCGATATTTGGCTGAAGAAGGTCGACGCTGATCAGAACTCGATTGCGATTAGGAAAAGCGATTTGGAGGTGCTGATACGAGGACTGCGGGACTACATTATGaacgaaaacgaaaagcaTTTGGAAGCGACTATCAACGAGCTGAAACAAAAGCTGAACAACGACGCTGTTGCTCTGGACCATCTTCATTTGGCGCTGTACTCCTTTCAGGACGCCGTGGTCTGCGTACTGCGGTACCACTGCATCAAACCTCATTGGATGTTCGCATTGGATAATCTGGTTAAGCGGGCCGTCCAGGCGGCGGTCACGATTTTCTCTCCTGAACTGGGCGCCAATCTGGCGGATAAGGACCTGTCTGGAAATGATGATGAGAGCTTGCGTACAAGTCTAATGCAGAAGGGTTCCACCGAGAGCCAAGAAAAGCAGAGCCTGGAAAAGGTGCTTCCCACGAGCAATACTCGCGAAGGCGTGGGACTAACGCCTGCGGAATCGGGCGGGGATGCCCTGTCCAGTTCGATGGAGTGCGCGCGCATTCTGAGAGACATCCGTGACAATCAGCAGAAGCTGCAACGCCAGCTCCTtgagcagcagcggcagagCATGAGGGCCCTGCATAATATCAGTCAGGAGCTGGCTCACATTTACATGGGCGGCAGGAAGAGATTAAG ACGCACAATAAACGGCTTTAACAAAAAGTGCCATAGAATGAGTACCAGTGTGGGCGGAGCGTCCGGAGTCCGTCCAAATATAGCGGGCAATCCCCGGAGGCAGCTAAACAAGCATCACTTTGGTCTTCACGAAATAGACGAACAGCTGGAGCAGTGGTTGACCCAGCAGGAAATAGACGAGTTCTCAAAGACGCTCATCCTGAATGAAGGTTTCACATTTGACGACTTTATCTATAACATGGAAAAGCTGGACCTCATGAGGCTGGGACTGCG CGTCGGCATCGAAGTGCGTTTGTGGAAACTCATTATACAGGAACGTGTGTGCACCTCGTCCGATTGTGTGGACAGTCCACCAAGCACTTACCACAAACCTATTGGAGGCAATAGCTCTTTTGCGCTTATTGACAACAACAATACGCTACCATCACCCACAACCACCACTCCCGGAACGCCGGGCATCAAAACGAAAATCAAGAAAAGCGAAAGCGAGTACGATTCGTGCAGCGAGTGA
- the LOC117142246 gene encoding opsin Rh1 → MESFAVAAAQLGPHFAPLSNGSVVDKVTPDMAHLISPYWNQFPAMDPIWAKILTAYMIMIGMISWCGNGVVIYIFATTKSLRTPANLLVINLAISDFGIMITNTPMMGINLYFETWVLGPMMCDIYAGLGSAFGCSSIWSMCMISLDRYQVIVKGMAGRPMTIPLALGKIAYIWFMSSIWCLAPAFGWSRYVPEGNLTSCGIDYLERDWNPRSYLIFYSIFVYYIPLFLICYSYWFIIAAVSAHEKAMREQAKKMNVKSLRSSEDAEKSAEGKLAKVALVTITLWFMAWTPYLVINCMGLFKFEGLTPLNTIWGACFAKSAACYNPIVYGISHPKYRLALKEKCPCCVFGKVDDGKSSDAQSQATASEAESKA, encoded by the exons ATGGAGAG CTTTGCAGTAGCAGCCGCGCAACTGGGGCCACACTTTGCCCCCCTGTCCAATGGATCGGTGGTGGACAAGGTCACTCCCGACATGGCCCACCTGATCAGCCCGTACTGGAATCAGTTCCCCGCCATGGACCCCATTTGGGCCAAGATCCTGACCGCCTACATGATCATGATCGGCATGATTTCCTGGTGCGGAAATGGCGTGGTGATCTACATATTCGCCACCACCAAATCACTGCGCACGCCCGCTAACCTGCTGGTCATCAACCTGGCCATCTCCGACTTCGGCATCATGATCACCAACACGCCCATGATGGGCATAAATCTGTATTTCGAGACCTGGGTGCTCGGACCCATGATGTGCGACATCTACGCCGGACTGGGCTCGGCCTTTGGCTGCAGCTCCATCTGGTCCATGTGCATGATCTCCCTGGATCGCTACCAAGTGATCGTCAAGGGCATGGCTGGCCGGCCGATGACCATTCCGCTGGCCCTGGGCAAGATTGCCTACATCTGGTTCATGTCGAGCATTTGGTGCCTGGCGCCCGCCTTCGGCTGGAGCAG GTATGTGCCGGAGGGTAACCTGACCTCGTGCGGTATTGACTACTTGGAACGCGACTGGAACCCACGCTCATACCTGATCTTCTACTCCATCTTCGTTTACTATATTCCGCTGTTCCTGATCTGCTACTCTTACTGGTTCATCATTGCT GCTGTCTCCGCCCACGAGAAGGCCATGCGTGAGCAGGCCAAGAAGATGAATGTCAAGTCCCTCCGCTCCTCTGAGGATGCCGAGAAGAGCGCCGAGGGCAAGCTGGCCAAGGTGGCTCTGGTCACCATCACCCTGTGGTTCATGGCGTGGACACCATACCTTGTCATCAACTGCATGGGCCTGTTCAAGTTCGAGGGCCTCACACCACTGAACACCATTTGGGGAGCTTGCTTCGCCAAATCGGCCGCCTGCTACAATCCAATTGTATACGGCATCAG CCATCCCAAATACCGCCTGGCCCTCAAGGAAAAGTGTCCTTGCTGCGTCTTTGGCAAGGTCGACGATGGCAAATCGAGCGATGCCCAATCCCAGGCCACCGCCAGCGAGGCCGAGTCCAAGGCATAA
- the LOC117145922 gene encoding short-chain specific acyl-CoA dehydrogenase, mitochondrial isoform X2 — protein MLQKSCRDFANNELSGNAAKFDREHLYPEKQIRQMGELGVMAVAIPEELGGTGLDYVAYAIAMEEISRGCASAGVIMSVNNSLYLGPLLSFGNDAQKKDYITPFTTGERVGCFALSEPGNGSDAGAASTIATDKGDHFVLNGTKAWITNAFEAEAAIVFATTNKQLKHKGISAFIVPKATKGFSLGKKEDKLGIRGSSTCQLIFEDCVVPKENMLGEPGFGFKIAMQTLDAGRIGIAGQALGIGQAALELAVDYAQKRQAFGKPIAKLQSIQQKIADMSLAMESARLLTWRAAWLKDQKQPYTKEAAMAKLAASEAATLCSHQCIQILGGMGYVTDMAAERHYRDARITEIYEGTSEIQRLVIAGSILKEYAS, from the exons ATGCTGCAGAAGTCCTGCCGGGACTTTGCCAACAATGAGCTCAGTGGAAACGCAGCCAAGTTCGATCGGGAGCACCTGTATCCAGAGAAACAGATCCGCCAGATGGGAGAACTGGGCGTGATGGCAGTAGCGATTCCCGAGGAACTGG GCGGCACTGGACTGGATTATGTGGCCTACGCCATTGCCATGGAGGAAATCTCAAGGGGATGTGCCTCTGCTGGCGTCATCATGTCGGTGAACAACTCCCTGTATCTGGGACCACTTCTCTCCTTCGGAAACGATGCCCAGAAGAAGGACTACATCACCCCGTTTACCACCGGCGAACGAGTGGGCTGCTTCGCGCTCTCTGAGCCTGGAAACGGATCCGATGCTGGAGCTGCTTCCACAATAGCCACCGATAAGGGCGATCACTTTGTGCTGAATGGCACGAAGGCCTGGATCACCAATGCCTTTGAGGCGGAGGCAGCCATTGTGTTCGCAACCACCAACAAGCAGCTGAAGCACAAGGGCATCTCCGCATTCATTGTGCCCAAGGCTACCAAGGGCTTCTCCCTGGGCAAGAAGGAGGATAAGCTGGGCATTCGAGGATCCTCGACGTGCCAGCTAATTTTCGAGGACTGCGTGGTTCCCAAGGAGAACATGCTGGGCGAGCCGGGCTTCGGTTTCAAGATTGCCATGCAGACGCTGGACGCCGGCCGCATAGGAATCGCTGGCCAGGCACTCGGCATTGGTCAGGCTGCCTTGGAACTGGCCGTGGACTACGCCCAGAAGCGACAGGCCTTCGGCAAGCCCATTGCCAAGCTCCAGTCCATCCAGCAAAAGATCGCGGACATGTCGTTGGCCATGGAGTCGGCACGTCTGCTCACCTGGCGCGCCGCCTGGCTGAAGGACCAAAAGCAGCCCTACACCAAAGAAGCTGCCATGGCCAAGCTGGCTGCCTCGGAGGCGGCCACCTTGTGCTCCCACCAGTGCATCCAGATCCTGGGCGGAATGGGCTACGTGACCGACATGGCGGCCGAGCGTCACTACAGGGACGCCCGCATCACTGAGATCTACGAGGGCACCTCGGAAATCCAGCGACTGGTTATCGCGGGCTCCATTCTCAAGGAGTATGCTAGTTAA